A genomic segment from Micromonospora echinaurantiaca encodes:
- a CDS encoding thiamine-phosphate kinase has protein sequence MSVAGVGEFGLIDRVTARLSYGSTVLLGPGDDGALVAAPDARVVASTDVLVEGRHFRRDWSGARDVGHRAAAANLADIAAMGATPTALLVALCIPADLPIEWAEELAAGLAAEAATVGASVVGGDMSGSPTLTIAVTALGDLAGRTPVVRSGARPGDVVALAGRTGYAAAGLTVLSRGFRTPRLLVEAYRRPEVPYPAGPQAAGLGATAMIDVSDGLLADLGHVARASGVGVDVRRDAFEVPRQMRDAAQALGVDPYTWLLAGGEDHALAATFPPEVTLPEQWRPIGRVVAGAGVTVDGEPYQGVTGWDHFR, from the coding sequence ATGAGTGTCGCGGGGGTGGGCGAATTCGGTCTGATCGACCGGGTCACCGCCCGGTTGTCGTACGGCTCGACGGTGCTGCTCGGGCCGGGGGACGACGGGGCGCTGGTGGCCGCCCCGGACGCGCGGGTGGTCGCCTCCACCGACGTGCTGGTCGAGGGGCGGCACTTCCGGCGGGATTGGTCCGGCGCGCGGGACGTGGGGCACCGGGCGGCGGCAGCGAACCTGGCCGACATCGCGGCCATGGGGGCCACCCCGACCGCCCTGCTGGTGGCCCTCTGCATCCCCGCGGACCTGCCCATCGAATGGGCCGAGGAACTGGCCGCCGGGTTGGCCGCGGAGGCGGCGACGGTCGGCGCGAGCGTGGTCGGCGGGGACATGTCGGGCAGCCCCACGCTGACCATCGCGGTGACCGCCCTGGGTGACCTGGCCGGCCGGACGCCGGTGGTGCGCTCCGGTGCCCGGCCGGGCGACGTGGTCGCGCTCGCCGGTCGTACCGGGTACGCGGCGGCCGGGCTCACCGTGCTCTCCCGGGGCTTCCGGACACCGCGGCTGCTGGTCGAGGCGTACCGGCGGCCGGAGGTGCCGTACCCGGCCGGCCCGCAGGCCGCCGGGCTGGGCGCCACCGCCATGATCGACGTGTCGGACGGGCTGCTCGCCGACCTCGGGCACGTGGCGAGAGCCAGCGGGGTCGGCGTCGACGTGCGCCGGGACGCCTTCGAGGTGCCCCGGCAGATGCGCGACGCGGCGCAGGCGCTCGGCGTCGACCCGTACACCTGGCTGCTGGCCGGTGGTGAGGACCACGCCTTGGCCGCCACCTTCCCGCCCGAGGTGACGCTGCCCGAGCAGTGGCGCCCGATCGGTCGGGTGGTGGCCGGCGCGGGCGTCACCGTCGACGGCGAGCCCTACCAGGGGGTCACCGGCTGGGACCACTTCCGGTAA
- a CDS encoding trypsin-like serine peptidase — protein sequence MKQSRLRVRTAAVAFAACALGLSLVSAPAVAADPDQPLAPQSERAPESEQFSAEGVTTVGELRTVDGSLSYARDGRTQVIRHPGAAYVKVHFSSLRLGHGDYVTVSSPDGRESYRYDRSLNRATGSDYTTDGRPGFWAMSVDGDTAVVKLHSNRRSGGAAATIDRLWRGYDAAEIGRYNFSTQSVCSTDARRDVVCYQSSHPTEYARGNAVARLLISGGGMCTTWRVGNTNRMLTNKHCMSTQSTVSGSEMQFNYQCATCGGNNPGAGTKVSGATLYKVSAGGSSQLDYALFSVNNFSSIQGFGTLYLATTATATGTRMYIPGHGDGRPKRLSIYEDSQGGALCTVRNGNYNTWNISYSCDTSGGNSGSPVLNGSHRVIALHHLGGCPSNQGAKAHLIYNEIASLIDNG from the coding sequence ATGAAGCAATCTCGACTCCGCGTGCGGACGGCGGCGGTCGCGTTCGCCGCCTGCGCGCTCGGGCTGAGCCTGGTGTCGGCGCCCGCCGTCGCGGCGGACCCGGACCAGCCTCTCGCGCCGCAGTCCGAGCGGGCTCCCGAGTCGGAACAGTTCTCCGCCGAGGGCGTCACCACGGTCGGTGAGCTGCGCACGGTCGACGGGTCGCTGTCGTACGCCCGCGACGGCCGTACGCAGGTCATCCGGCACCCCGGCGCGGCGTACGTGAAGGTGCACTTCAGCTCGCTGCGGCTGGGGCACGGCGACTACGTCACCGTGTCCAGCCCGGACGGCCGGGAGAGCTACCGGTACGACCGCTCGCTGAACCGGGCGACCGGCTCGGACTACACCACCGACGGGCGGCCGGGGTTCTGGGCCATGTCGGTGGACGGCGACACCGCGGTGGTGAAACTGCACAGCAACCGCCGGTCGGGCGGTGCGGCCGCGACCATCGACCGGCTCTGGCGCGGGTACGACGCCGCGGAGATCGGCCGGTACAACTTCTCCACCCAGTCCGTGTGCAGCACGGACGCCCGCCGCGACGTGGTCTGCTACCAGAGCAGCCACCCCACCGAGTACGCCCGGGGCAACGCGGTGGCCCGGTTGCTGATCAGCGGCGGTGGCATGTGCACCACCTGGCGGGTCGGCAACACCAACCGGATGCTGACCAACAAGCACTGCATGTCGACGCAGTCCACCGTCAGCGGCAGCGAGATGCAGTTCAACTACCAGTGCGCCACCTGCGGCGGCAACAACCCGGGCGCCGGCACGAAGGTCAGCGGCGCCACCCTGTACAAGGTGAGCGCCGGCGGCTCCAGCCAGTTGGACTACGCCCTCTTCTCGGTCAACAACTTCAGCAGCATCCAGGGATTCGGCACGCTGTACCTGGCGACGACGGCCACCGCCACCGGCACGCGGATGTACATCCCGGGCCACGGCGACGGCCGGCCGAAGCGGCTGTCGATCTACGAGGACAGCCAGGGCGGCGCGCTCTGCACCGTACGGAACGGGAACTACAACACCTGGAACATCAGCTACAGCTGTGACACCTCGGGCGGCAACTCGGGCTCTCCGGTGCTGAACGGCAGTCACCGTGTGATCGCCCTGCACCACCTCGGCGGCTGCCCGTCGAACCAGGGCGCCAAGGCTCACCTGATCTACAACGAGATCGCCAGCCTGATCGACAACGGCTGA
- a CDS encoding helix-turn-helix domain-containing protein gives MAPKTARARRLGIALRTHREAAGLTLEAAADEINSTRSTLSRYENAQTLVSPATVRALLTLYGVAADDVTAAVQLAKDARKPGWWVSYSYLLDRRTIDFIALEAEATGIANFEPSVVPGLLQTADYIRGVMRGGPHTLGDDQVEQRVQLRLDRQQRLTGDEPPILDAIIDEGALLRPVGDRGVMEGQLRHLLKMAELPNITVQVIPLAAGYHRGTRGSLHILEFADPEDPIIASVETVAGQMVLDRPGDLRTCTKIMEHLRTVALSPADSRDQLLQLLKGR, from the coding sequence ATGGCTCCCAAGACCGCGCGCGCCCGCCGGCTCGGCATCGCGCTGCGCACCCACCGGGAGGCCGCCGGGCTCACCCTGGAGGCGGCGGCCGACGAGATCAACAGCACCCGGAGCACCCTCTCCCGCTACGAGAACGCCCAGACGCTGGTCAGCCCGGCCACGGTGCGCGCCCTGCTCACCCTCTACGGGGTCGCCGCGGACGACGTCACGGCGGCCGTGCAACTGGCCAAGGACGCCCGCAAGCCCGGCTGGTGGGTGTCCTATTCGTACCTGCTGGACCGGCGCACCATCGACTTCATCGCGCTGGAGGCCGAGGCGACCGGGATCGCCAACTTCGAGCCGTCGGTGGTGCCCGGGCTGCTGCAGACCGCCGACTACATCCGCGGCGTGATGCGGGGCGGCCCGCACACACTCGGCGACGACCAGGTGGAGCAACGGGTCCAGCTGCGGCTGGACCGCCAGCAGCGGCTCACCGGCGACGAGCCGCCCATCCTCGACGCGATCATCGACGAGGGCGCGCTGCTGCGTCCGGTGGGCGACCGGGGCGTGATGGAGGGCCAGCTGCGCCACCTGTTGAAGATGGCCGAGCTGCCCAACATCACCGTGCAGGTGATCCCGCTGGCCGCCGGCTACCACCGGGGCACCCGGGGCTCGCTGCACATCCTGGAGTTCGCCGACCCGGAGGACCCGATCATCGCCTCGGTGGAGACGGTGGCCGGGCAGATGGTCCTGGACCGGCCGGGCGACCTGCGTACCTGCACCAAGATCATGGAGCACCTGCGGACCGTCGCGCTCAGCCCGGCGGACAGCCGCGACCAGCTCCTTCAACTCCTGAAGGGACGGTAG
- a CDS encoding Lrp/AsnC ligand binding domain-containing protein: MVQAYILIQTEVGRARDVAGLIADLAGVVRVDAVTGPYDVVVLTEANTVDELGKLIVSKVQMVPGITRTLTCSVVRL; this comes from the coding sequence GTGGTACAGGCGTACATCCTCATCCAGACGGAGGTCGGCCGGGCGCGTGACGTGGCCGGTCTGATCGCGGACCTTGCCGGCGTGGTACGGGTCGACGCCGTCACCGGGCCCTACGACGTGGTCGTGCTCACCGAGGCGAACACCGTCGACGAGCTCGGCAAACTCATCGTCAGCAAGGTGCAGATGGTGCCTGGCATCACCCGCACCCTCACGTGTTCGGTGGTACGGCTGTAA
- a CDS encoding D-alanine--D-alanine ligase family protein, translating to MTTPGKTRVAIVFGGRSPEHGISCVSAGSVLGALDPDEFEVVPVGITRAGQWVLTSGDPSQLAINSRRLPEITAESGADIVLRADPTGNGLMVLDPTEGPRALADVDVVFPVLHGAYGEDGTIQGMLEMAGIPYVGANVFASAAAMDKEFTKKLCAVEGIPVGPYAVLRNGMTLSEEDKQRLGLPVFVKPSRAGSSFGITKVDDWADLDAAVATARQIDPKVLVEGAIVGREIECGVLEGEAGGAPEASVLAEVRVVADHDWYDFEAKYLDDACEYDIPAGLPDRVTRQVQEYAVRAFTALDCAGLARVDFFVTPELDVYLNEINTMPGFTPTSMFPRMWAASGLEYPKLVDRLIRTALTRGVGLH from the coding sequence GTGACCACCCCAGGCAAGACCCGCGTGGCGATCGTCTTCGGCGGCCGCAGCCCGGAGCACGGCATCTCCTGCGTCAGCGCCGGCAGTGTGCTCGGCGCGCTCGACCCGGACGAGTTCGAGGTGGTTCCGGTCGGCATCACCCGGGCCGGGCAGTGGGTCCTGACCAGCGGCGACCCGTCGCAGCTGGCGATCAACTCGCGCCGGCTGCCGGAGATCACCGCCGAGTCCGGCGCCGACATCGTGCTGCGCGCCGACCCGACCGGCAACGGGCTGATGGTGCTCGACCCGACCGAGGGTCCGCGGGCGCTGGCCGACGTGGACGTGGTCTTCCCGGTGCTGCACGGCGCGTACGGCGAGGACGGCACCATCCAGGGCATGCTGGAGATGGCCGGCATCCCGTACGTCGGGGCGAACGTCTTCGCCTCCGCCGCCGCGATGGACAAGGAGTTCACCAAGAAGCTCTGCGCCGTCGAGGGCATCCCGGTCGGCCCGTACGCGGTGCTGCGCAACGGGATGACGCTGAGCGAGGAGGACAAGCAGCGGCTCGGCCTGCCGGTCTTCGTCAAGCCGTCCCGGGCCGGGTCGTCGTTCGGCATCACCAAGGTCGACGACTGGGCCGACCTGGACGCGGCCGTCGCCACCGCCCGGCAGATCGACCCGAAGGTGCTCGTCGAGGGGGCGATCGTCGGGCGCGAGATCGAGTGCGGCGTGCTGGAGGGTGAGGCCGGCGGGGCGCCGGAGGCGTCCGTGCTCGCCGAGGTGCGGGTGGTCGCCGACCACGACTGGTACGACTTCGAGGCCAAGTACCTCGACGACGCCTGCGAGTACGACATCCCGGCCGGCCTGCCCGACCGGGTGACCCGCCAGGTCCAGGAGTACGCGGTCCGCGCGTTCACCGCGCTCGACTGCGCCGGGCTGGCCCGGGTCGACTTCTTCGTCACCCCGGAGCTGGACGTCTACCTCAACGAGATCAACACGATGCCCGGCTTCACGCCGACGTCGATGTTCCCGCGGATGTGGGCCGCCTCCGGCCTGGAGTACCCGAAGCTGGTCGACCGCCTGATCCGTACCGCCCTGACCCGCGGCGTCGGCCTGCACTGA
- a CDS encoding DUF397 domain-containing protein, whose amino-acid sequence MTSTTSAALASAGWRKSSHSGDEGACVEVAAIPGTVAVRDSKDPAGPALLFPPAAWAAFAAAPPRR is encoded by the coding sequence ATGACCTCGACGACCAGCGCGGCACTGGCCTCGGCCGGGTGGCGCAAGAGCAGCCACAGCGGCGACGAGGGAGCGTGCGTGGAGGTGGCGGCGATCCCCGGCACGGTGGCCGTGCGCGACTCCAAGGACCCGGCCGGGCCGGCCCTGCTCTTCCCGCCCGCGGCCTGGGCGGCCTTCGCCGCGGCACCGCCGCGCCGCTGA
- a CDS encoding ATP-binding protein, whose translation MSSDPLIASLSAALDARPDDLPLRLHLAALLLDAGRAGEAIAQIGQALARDPGNGEAQALMQRALGGPVPPAPAAPQSAAPQSPAAPTAPAQRPAPAGPDVPPAADGSDPLAAYEQELADIVPPRFARAGDEPEPVTGDADRVYDVEVSGIRLADVGGMVAVKERLELAFLGPLRNPELRRMYGKSLRGGLMLYGPPGCGKTFLARAVAGEMGAKFISLSIVDVLDMWMGNSERNLHELFQAARRNAPCVLFLDEIDALGHKRSQVSSSSMRTLGNQLLAELDGMEGNNEGVFVLAATNTPWDVDPALRRPGRLDRVVLVLPPDADARRAILEYHLRDRPIAGIDLRKVVAATEDFSGADLAHLCETAAEFAMADSVRTGEVRMIEQRDLERALKEVRPSTRPWMATARNVAMFANEGGVYDDLVAYLKRRKLL comes from the coding sequence ATGAGCTCTGATCCCCTCATCGCCTCGCTCTCGGCGGCCCTCGACGCCCGCCCGGACGACCTGCCGCTCCGACTGCACCTCGCCGCGCTGCTGCTCGACGCCGGCCGGGCCGGCGAGGCGATCGCGCAGATCGGGCAGGCGCTGGCCCGGGATCCGGGCAACGGCGAGGCGCAGGCGCTGATGCAGCGGGCGCTGGGCGGCCCCGTACCCCCGGCCCCGGCGGCCCCGCAGTCGGCGGCCCCGCAGTCGCCGGCGGCTCCGACCGCGCCCGCGCAGCGGCCCGCGCCGGCCGGGCCGGACGTGCCGCCGGCCGCCGACGGGTCCGACCCGCTGGCCGCCTACGAGCAGGAACTGGCCGACATCGTGCCGCCACGCTTCGCCCGGGCCGGCGACGAGCCCGAGCCGGTGACCGGCGACGCCGACCGGGTGTACGACGTGGAGGTCTCCGGGATCCGGCTGGCCGACGTGGGCGGCATGGTGGCCGTGAAGGAGCGGCTGGAGCTGGCCTTCCTCGGCCCGCTGCGCAACCCGGAGCTGCGCCGGATGTACGGCAAGAGCCTGCGCGGCGGGCTGATGCTCTACGGCCCGCCCGGCTGCGGCAAGACCTTCCTGGCCCGGGCGGTGGCGGGTGAGATGGGCGCCAAGTTCATCTCGCTGTCCATCGTGGACGTGCTGGACATGTGGATGGGCAACTCCGAGCGCAACCTGCACGAGCTGTTCCAGGCGGCCCGGCGCAACGCGCCCTGCGTGCTCTTCCTCGACGAGATCGACGCGCTCGGCCACAAGCGCTCCCAGGTCAGCTCCAGCTCGATGCGGACGCTGGGCAACCAGCTGCTCGCCGAGCTGGACGGCATGGAGGGCAACAACGAGGGTGTCTTCGTGCTGGCCGCCACCAACACCCCGTGGGACGTGGACCCGGCGCTGCGCCGGCCGGGCCGACTCGACCGGGTGGTGCTGGTGCTCCCGCCGGACGCCGACGCCCGCCGGGCCATCCTCGAGTACCACCTGCGGGACCGGCCGATCGCCGGGATCGACCTGCGCAAGGTGGTCGCGGCGACCGAGGACTTCTCCGGCGCCGACCTGGCCCACCTCTGCGAGACGGCGGCCGAGTTCGCGATGGCCGACTCGGTACGCACCGGCGAGGTGCGGATGATCGAGCAGCGGGACCTGGAGCGGGCGCTGAAGGAGGTGCGGCCGTCGACCCGGCCGTGGATGGCCACCGCCCGCAACGTGGCCATGTTCGCCAACGAGGGCGGCGTCTACGACGACCTGGTGGCGTACCTGAAGCGGCGCAAACTGCTCTGA
- a CDS encoding ROK family protein: protein MGGVEGAVVVGLDNGGTSNNATVLTVDGRFLVDGLVETPSEVLAGPEVAIEALARAFDGVLALTGIPRGQVRAVGLDTPGPASATGVISSRGSTNFSQPAWRGFDVRGALERRLGLPVVYHNDGNAAALYAHHAYFGGEAMRRSSVSAIVGTGLGGGVVESGRVVAGAAGMAGELGHVHIPLTGLLAPDQPVPTCACGFAGDAESIASLTGIARNLLPYWLTRHPGHPLAAEPPARAAKLVRGYGERGDALAREIFTQQAMALGRLFTVAANFTDPHAYFVGGGVVEAEPEFRDWFLATVREHTVLRAEQAEVATFALVPERDMAGARGAAIAALEALRAEPAPRPLVGG, encoded by the coding sequence GTGGGCGGCGTGGAGGGCGCGGTGGTCGTCGGCCTGGACAACGGCGGCACCAGCAACAACGCCACGGTGCTCACCGTGGACGGCCGGTTCCTGGTGGACGGCCTGGTGGAGACCCCCAGCGAGGTGCTGGCCGGCCCGGAGGTGGCGATCGAGGCGCTGGCCCGCGCGTTCGACGGGGTGCTGGCGTTGACCGGGATCCCGCGCGGGCAGGTGCGCGCGGTCGGCCTGGACACCCCCGGCCCGGCCAGCGCGACCGGGGTGATCTCGTCCCGTGGGTCGACGAACTTCTCCCAGCCGGCCTGGCGCGGCTTCGACGTACGCGGCGCGCTGGAGCGGCGGCTCGGGCTGCCGGTGGTCTACCACAACGACGGGAACGCGGCCGCGCTCTACGCCCACCACGCGTACTTCGGTGGCGAGGCGATGCGGCGCTCGTCGGTGTCGGCGATCGTCGGCACCGGGCTGGGCGGCGGCGTGGTGGAGAGCGGCCGGGTGGTGGCCGGCGCCGCCGGGATGGCCGGGGAGCTGGGCCACGTGCACATCCCGCTCACCGGCCTGCTCGCCCCGGACCAACCCGTGCCGACCTGCGCCTGCGGCTTCGCCGGGGACGCGGAGAGCATCGCCTCGCTGACCGGGATCGCCCGCAACCTGCTGCCGTACTGGCTGACCCGCCACCCCGGCCACCCGCTCGCGGCCGAGCCGCCGGCCCGGGCGGCGAAGCTGGTCCGCGGCTACGGGGAGCGCGGCGACGCGCTGGCCCGGGAGATCTTCACCCAGCAGGCGATGGCGCTCGGCCGGCTCTTCACCGTCGCGGCGAACTTCACCGACCCGCACGCGTACTTCGTCGGTGGCGGCGTGGTGGAGGCGGAGCCGGAGTTCCGGGACTGGTTCCTGGCGACCGTACGCGAGCACACCGTGCTGCGTGCGGAGCAGGCCGAGGTGGCCACCTTCGCCCTGGTGCCCGAGCGGGACATGGCCGGCGCCCGGGGCGCGGCGATCGCGGCGCTGGAGGCGCTGCGCGCCGAGCCGGCCCCGCGACCGCTGGTGGGCGGCTGA
- a CDS encoding DUF3515 family protein, with protein sequence MTDSPRPEAGGVDRPASKAPDGTTRRAALIATLVALPVTVVVAGLAFAQLAPDEPAASPSPSATTARAQSTAPVEMAAPALAERPATVCRALLSQLPSTVRDLQQRPVTAGPEQNAAYGDPALTVACGGAEPAVGDTDDVWLVNKVCWHATEQTDATVLTTLDRETAVTVRVPRAYEQPLQWVAPIADTVVASVPSAGEAPTGCQG encoded by the coding sequence ATCACTGACTCTCCCCGCCCGGAGGCCGGCGGGGTGGACCGGCCCGCGTCCAAGGCGCCGGACGGGACCACCCGCCGCGCCGCGCTGATCGCGACGCTGGTCGCGCTTCCGGTCACCGTGGTGGTGGCCGGGCTCGCCTTCGCCCAGCTCGCGCCGGACGAGCCGGCCGCGTCGCCGAGCCCGTCGGCGACGACCGCCCGCGCCCAGTCCACCGCGCCGGTCGAGATGGCCGCGCCGGCCCTGGCCGAGCGCCCCGCGACGGTGTGCCGCGCGCTGCTCTCCCAGCTCCCGTCGACCGTCCGCGACCTGCAGCAGCGTCCGGTCACCGCCGGTCCGGAGCAGAACGCCGCGTACGGCGACCCGGCGCTGACCGTGGCCTGCGGCGGCGCCGAGCCGGCCGTCGGCGACACCGACGACGTCTGGCTGGTCAACAAGGTCTGCTGGCACGCCACCGAGCAGACCGACGCCACCGTGCTCACCACGCTGGACCGGGAGACCGCGGTCACCGTCCGGGTGCCGCGCGCCTACGAGCAGCCGTTGCAGTGGGTCGCGCCGATCGCCGACACCGTGGTCGCCTCCGTCCCATCCGCCGGCGAGGCCCCCACCGGCTGCCAGGGCTGA